The Streptococcus sp. S5 genome contains a region encoding:
- the pbp1a gene encoding penicillin-binding protein PBP1A, with the protein MNKQTVIQWLKYVAIAAISFFLLLFVLGGLIFSYYAMKAPTLSEKDLVATTSSKIYDNQNNLIADLGAEKRINVTANEIPTDLVNAIVAIEDHRFFNHRGVDIIRIGGSFLHNLRGGSQGGSTLTQQLIKLTYFSTSASDRTLSRKIQEAWLATQLEKKATKQEILTYYVNKVFMANGNYGMQTAAKSYYGKDLKDLSLPQLALLAGMPQAPNQYDPYSHPEAAQQRRNLVLKEMLDMKTISNKQYEAAVNTPVTDGLQSLSSSSSYPAYMDNYLKEVIEQVEEETGYNLLTTGMVVYTNVDTEAQKKLWDIYNTDEYVNYPDDEMQVASTVIDVNTGKVIAQLGSRHQSSNVSFGTNQAVETNRDWGSTMKPITDYAPALEHEEYTSTAATTTDAPYNFPHSSTPVYNWDRSYYGSMSITYAIQQSRNVPAVKALEKVGLKQAKKFLNGLGIDYPEMVYANAISSNTSDSSNKYGASSEKMAAAYAAFANGGTYYKPSYVSRVVFSDGTTKEFESEGTRAMKATTAYMMTDMMKTVLLSGTGTNAAISGIYQAGKTGTSNYADNEIGKLTKNAYSNIVTPDELFVGYTPEYAMAVWTGYSNRFTPVLDNGIQVATDVYRQMMLYLANNNNSGHTDWTQPSGLYRSGSYLYLNNGKNNYNNYYYEPSYSTDQYSYEEPSSSSSNEENQSKPSEPSSQESNNHNE; encoded by the coding sequence ATGAATAAACAAACAGTCATTCAATGGTTGAAATATGTTGCGATCGCAGCCATTTCATTTTTCTTACTTTTATTTGTCCTTGGTGGACTGATTTTTAGTTACTATGCTATGAAAGCACCAACCTTGTCTGAAAAAGATTTGGTTGCAACAACATCTAGTAAGATCTATGACAACCAAAATAACTTGATCGCGGATTTGGGAGCTGAGAAACGAATCAATGTCACAGCCAATGAAATCCCTACTGATTTGGTCAATGCTATCGTTGCGATTGAAGACCACCGTTTCTTCAATCACCGTGGGGTCGACATCATTCGGATCGGCGGTTCCTTCCTTCACAACTTACGAGGAGGAAGTCAAGGTGGGTCAACCTTGACGCAACAATTGATCAAGTTAACCTATTTCTCCACTTCAGCCTCTGACCGTACCCTCTCTCGTAAGATCCAAGAAGCTTGGTTAGCAACCCAACTAGAAAAGAAAGCAACCAAACAAGAAATCTTGACCTATTACGTCAATAAAGTATTTATGGCGAATGGGAACTACGGAATGCAGACAGCTGCGAAAAGTTATTACGGAAAAGATCTAAAAGATCTTTCGCTCCCTCAATTGGCACTCCTTGCGGGGATGCCCCAAGCACCAAACCAATACGATCCATACTCCCATCCTGAAGCAGCGCAACAGCGCCGAAACTTAGTATTAAAAGAAATGCTCGATATGAAGACCATTTCTAACAAACAATACGAAGCAGCGGTCAATACACCTGTTACAGATGGTCTGCAAAGTCTCAGTTCTTCAAGCAGTTACCCAGCCTATATGGATAATTACCTAAAAGAAGTGATCGAGCAAGTCGAAGAAGAAACGGGCTACAATTTGTTGACAACCGGAATGGTTGTCTATACAAACGTGGATACAGAAGCTCAAAAGAAACTATGGGATATCTACAATACAGATGAATATGTCAATTACCCGGATGATGAAATGCAAGTAGCTTCTACCGTTATTGATGTCAATACTGGTAAAGTCATTGCTCAGCTGGGTTCTCGTCACCAATCCAGCAATGTTTCCTTTGGTACAAACCAAGCGGTTGAAACGAACCGTGACTGGGGTTCAACAATGAAACCAATCACAGATTACGCACCAGCTCTTGAACATGAGGAATATACCTCTACAGCAGCTACTACAACAGATGCGCCATACAACTTCCCTCATTCATCAACGCCTGTCTACAACTGGGACCGTTCATACTATGGTAGCATGTCCATTACCTACGCAATTCAACAATCTCGTAACGTGCCTGCGGTGAAGGCCCTGGAAAAAGTTGGTCTTAAACAAGCTAAGAAATTCCTCAATGGACTCGGAATCGATTATCCAGAAATGGTATACGCTAATGCCATCTCAAGTAACACTAGCGATTCAAGTAACAAATACGGAGCTAGCAGTGAAAAAATGGCTGCTGCCTATGCTGCTTTTGCCAATGGCGGTACCTATTACAAACCATCCTATGTTAGTCGGGTTGTCTTTAGTGATGGCACAACCAAGGAATTTGAGTCCGAAGGAACTCGTGCAATGAAAGCAACAACTGCCTACATGATGACAGATATGATGAAGACAGTTCTCTTGTCTGGTACCGGTACAAATGCTGCCATTTCGGGAATCTACCAAGCTGGTAAGACAGGTACATCAAACTATGCTGATAACGAAATCGGTAAATTGACAAAAAATGCTTATTCAAATATTGTAACACCGGATGAATTGTTTGTAGGCTACACTCCTGAATATGCCATGGCAGTATGGACAGGTTATTCCAATCGCTTTACACCAGTATTGGATAATGGAATACAGGTCGCAACGGATGTCTACCGTCAAATGATGCTCTATCTTGCTAATAATAATAACTCTGGTCATACGGATTGGACGCAACCAAGTGGACTGTATCGAAGTGGTTCTTATCTCTACTTAAACAATGGTAAGAACAACTACAATAACTACTACTATGAGCCAAGTTATTCCACTGATCAGTATTCGTATGAAGAACCATCGTCTAGCTCTTCGAACGAAGAAAATCAATCTAAACCATCTGAGCCTTCTTCACAAGAATCTAACAATCATAACGAATAA
- the pepC gene encoding aminopeptidase C encodes MSELTKEFTDQLYANYEANVKYAALENAVTHNGIHASLETRKSAVENTPVFSLDLTKDKVTNQKASGRCWMFAALNTFRHKMISSFQLEDFELSQAHTFFWDKYEKSNWFLEQVIATADQELTSRKVAFLLQTPQQDGGQWDMVVSLFEKYGVVPKSVYPESISSSNSRELNTYLNKLLRQDAQILRDLIHSGADSEAVASKKQALLQEIFNFLAMSLGLPPREFDFSYRDKDNQFHSESGLTPQSFYKKYVDLQLDDYVSIINAPTTDKPYGKSYTVDMLGNVVGSRPVRYLNVPMDRLKELAIAQMKAGETVWFGSDVGQVSNRKAGILATDVYDFEAGMDIHLTQDKAGRLDYAESLMTHAMVLTGVDLDEAGQSRKWKVENSWGDKVGTDGYFVASDAWMDEYTYQIVVRKEFLTADELAAYEAEPIVLAPWDPMGALAK; translated from the coding sequence ATGTCAGAATTAACGAAAGAATTTACAGACCAGCTCTATGCTAATTATGAAGCAAATGTGAAATATGCGGCTCTTGAAAATGCTGTTACCCATAATGGGATCCATGCATCGCTTGAAACGCGCAAGAGTGCAGTAGAAAATACACCAGTTTTTTCACTTGATTTGACCAAGGATAAGGTGACAAACCAAAAAGCATCTGGGCGTTGTTGGATGTTTGCGGCTTTAAATACCTTCCGTCACAAGATGATTTCAAGCTTCCAATTGGAGGATTTTGAATTGTCTCAAGCACATACTTTCTTTTGGGATAAGTATGAAAAATCAAACTGGTTTTTGGAGCAAGTGATTGCTACAGCAGACCAAGAATTGACCAGCCGTAAGGTGGCTTTTCTCCTACAAACCCCACAACAAGATGGCGGTCAATGGGATATGGTGGTATCCCTCTTTGAGAAATACGGGGTGGTTCCAAAATCAGTTTATCCAGAATCGATTTCTTCAAGCAATAGTCGGGAATTGAACACCTACCTCAATAAACTCTTGCGTCAAGATGCGCAAATCTTGCGTGATTTGATTCACTCAGGCGCAGATAGTGAGGCAGTTGCGAGCAAGAAACAAGCGCTGTTGCAAGAAATTTTTAACTTCTTGGCTATGTCTTTAGGATTGCCTCCACGTGAATTTGACTTTTCATACCGTGATAAGGACAACCAATTCCATAGTGAAAGTGGCTTAACTCCACAAAGCTTCTACAAAAAATATGTAGACCTTCAATTAGACGATTACGTCTCTATTATCAATGCCCCAACTACAGACAAGCCATATGGAAAATCTTACACCGTAGATATGCTGGGCAATGTTGTTGGTAGCCGTCCAGTCCGCTACCTAAATGTTCCAATGGATCGATTGAAAGAATTAGCCATTGCTCAAATGAAAGCAGGAGAAACTGTCTGGTTTGGTTCAGATGTAGGCCAAGTCAGCAACCGTAAAGCCGGAATCCTGGCAACAGATGTCTACGATTTTGAAGCAGGCATGGATATTCATTTGACACAAGACAAGGCGGGTCGCTTGGACTATGCAGAAAGTCTCATGACACATGCTATGGTCTTGACAGGGGTTGATTTAGACGAAGCAGGTCAGTCTCGTAAATGGAAGGTTGAAAATTCATGGGGAGACAAGGTCGGTACAGATGGTTACTTTGTGGCTTCTGATGCTTGGATGGATGAATATACCTACCAAATCGTGGTTCGTAAAGAATTCCTAACAGCAGACGAATTAGCAGCCTATGAAGCAGAACCAATTGTCCTAGCACCGTGGGATCCAATGGGAGCTTTGGCAAAATAA
- a CDS encoding GNAT family N-acetyltransferase, whose product MNHLGSLVIETEHLYLRPFVLEDAPAMFENWASDPETLNYVTWDAHASSERTRESIKRWIEQYRKPDTYKWAICLKTSPDQVIGDISVVSQDQESQSCELGYILGKKFWGKGFMTEAVTAVLDFLLNEVGFKEIKATYVSLNPASGKVMKKAGMQYVETIPHAIQRKGYCGDKIIYSIQNPSL is encoded by the coding sequence ATGAATCATCTTGGAAGTCTTGTCATAGAGACAGAGCATTTATACTTGAGGCCTTTCGTTTTGGAGGATGCACCAGCGATGTTTGAAAATTGGGCTTCTGATCCTGAAACCCTGAACTATGTCACCTGGGATGCCCATGCATCTTCTGAGAGAACCAGAGAATCGATCAAAAGATGGATCGAACAGTATCGTAAACCAGATACTTATAAATGGGCGATCTGTTTGAAAACATCACCGGATCAGGTAATTGGAGATATTAGTGTGGTTTCTCAAGACCAGGAAAGTCAATCATGCGAGCTAGGTTATATCCTTGGCAAGAAATTCTGGGGGAAGGGATTCATGACAGAAGCCGTCACAGCTGTTTTGGATTTCTTATTGAATGAAGTCGGATTTAAGGAAATCAAAGCCACTTATGTCAGTTTAAATCCTGCTTCTGGTAAAGTCATGAAAAAGGCCGGAATGCAGTATGTAGAAACCATCCCTCATGCCATTCAACGCAAAGGATATTGTGGCGATAAAATCATCTATTCTATACAGAATCCCTCTCTATAG
- the nadE gene encoding ammonia-dependent NAD(+) synthetase, which produces MSLQEEIIQQLGVKPSIDPQEEIRHSVDFLKRYLKKHPFLKTFVLGISGGQDSTLAGRLAQLAMEEMRAETGDASYQFIAVRLPYGVQADEADAQKALAFIQPDVSLVVNIKESADEMVRAVEATGTEVSDFNKGNIKARSRMIAQYALAGARSGAVIGTDHAAENITGFFTKFGDGGADILPLFRLNKRQGKQLLKALGADPALYEKIPTADLEEEKPGIADEVALGVTYNEIDDYLEGKQVSPEAQATIEKWWYKGQHKRHLPITVFDHFWE; this is translated from the coding sequence ATGAGTTTGCAAGAAGAGATTATCCAACAATTGGGTGTCAAGCCTAGCATTGATCCTCAGGAAGAGATTCGCCACTCGGTTGATTTCTTAAAAAGATATCTAAAGAAGCATCCCTTCTTGAAAACATTTGTATTAGGGATCTCAGGAGGACAAGATTCAACTCTTGCTGGACGATTAGCTCAATTGGCCATGGAAGAAATGCGCGCAGAAACAGGAGATGCCTCCTATCAATTTATTGCCGTTCGTCTTCCTTATGGGGTACAGGCAGATGAAGCAGATGCACAAAAAGCATTGGCCTTTATCCAGCCGGATGTTAGCCTGGTTGTGAATATCAAGGAGTCTGCTGACGAAATGGTACGAGCAGTAGAAGCGACTGGAACAGAGGTTTCTGATTTTAACAAAGGCAATATTAAGGCTCGCAGTCGTATGATTGCTCAATATGCTCTAGCTGGAGCACGTAGCGGTGCGGTGATTGGGACGGACCATGCTGCAGAAAATATTACTGGTTTCTTCACAAAATTTGGAGATGGTGGTGCAGATATTTTACCCCTTTTCCGTTTGAATAAACGCCAAGGAAAACAATTGCTTAAGGCCTTAGGAGCCGATCCTGCTCTTTATGAGAAAATCCCAACAGCAGATTTGGAAGAAGAAAAACCAGGAATAGCAGATGAAGTAGCGCTGGGTGTCACCTATAATGAAATCGATGATTACCTAGAAGGCAAACAAGTGAGCCCAGAAGCTCAAGCCACTATTGAAAAATGGTGGTACAAAGGCCAACACAAACGCCACTTGCCAATCACAGTATTTGATCATTTCTGGGAGTAA
- a CDS encoding nicotinate phosphoribosyltransferase has product MYPDDSLTLHTDLYQINMMQVYFDQGIHNKHAVFEVYFRQQPFKNGYAVFAGLERIVKYLENLCFSESDIAYLESLGYHGAFLEYLRDLKLELTVRSAQEGDLVFANEPIVQVEGPLAQCQLVETALLNIVNFQTLIATKAARIRSVIEDEPLMEFGTRRAQEMDAAIWGTRAAVIGGANGTSNVRAGKLFGIPVLGTHAHSLVQVYGNDYQAFRAYAETHKDCVFLVDTYDTLRIGVPAAIQVAREMGDKINFLGVRIDSGDIAYISKKVRQQLDEAGFTNAKIYASNDLDENTILNLKMQKAKIDVWGVGTKLITAYDQPALGAVYKIVSVENDKGEMINTIKLSNNAEKVSTPGKKQVWRITSREKGKSEGDYITYDGVDVSQLTELKMFHPTYTYINKTVRNFEAIPLLVDIFKEGQLVYQLPTLSEIQEYARKNYDQLWDEYKRVLNPQHYPVDLAKDIWQDKMDLIEEMRNKANGEGEAK; this is encoded by the coding sequence ATGTATCCAGATGACAGTTTAACGTTGCATACTGATTTATACCAAATCAACATGATGCAAGTCTATTTTGATCAAGGTATTCACAATAAACATGCCGTATTTGAAGTCTATTTTCGTCAACAGCCTTTTAAAAACGGCTACGCAGTATTTGCTGGCTTAGAGAGAATTGTGAAATACTTGGAAAACTTGTGCTTTTCTGAGAGCGATATTGCCTATTTAGAGTCACTTGGTTATCATGGGGCCTTCTTGGAATATCTCCGTGATCTCAAGCTGGAACTGACGGTACGCTCGGCTCAAGAAGGAGACTTAGTCTTTGCCAACGAACCAATTGTTCAGGTAGAGGGCCCTCTAGCCCAGTGTCAATTGGTGGAAACAGCTCTCTTGAATATCGTCAACTTTCAAACCTTGATTGCCACAAAAGCTGCTCGTATTCGTTCAGTCATTGAAGATGAGCCTTTGATGGAATTTGGAACCCGTCGTGCGCAAGAAATGGATGCTGCCATTTGGGGAACTCGTGCGGCAGTCATCGGAGGTGCCAATGGAACTAGTAATGTACGTGCAGGTAAGCTCTTTGGAATCCCAGTTTTAGGAACTCATGCCCATTCTCTTGTACAGGTTTATGGAAATGACTACCAGGCCTTTAGGGCTTATGCGGAAACCCATAAAGATTGTGTTTTCCTCGTCGATACTTATGATACCCTGCGTATTGGGGTCCCTGCTGCTATTCAGGTAGCGCGTGAAATGGGAGATAAAATCAATTTCCTAGGCGTCCGGATTGACTCAGGAGATATTGCCTATATTTCTAAAAAGGTCCGCCAGCAATTAGATGAGGCTGGGTTTACAAATGCTAAAATCTACGCTTCTAATGACTTGGATGAAAATACCATCCTCAACTTAAAAATGCAAAAAGCAAAAATTGATGTTTGGGGTGTAGGAACCAAGTTAATTACAGCTTACGATCAACCAGCGCTTGGAGCGGTATACAAAATTGTTTCTGTTGAAAATGATAAAGGAGAGATGATCAATACCATCAAGCTTTCCAATAATGCCGAGAAAGTTTCTACTCCAGGTAAAAAGCAAGTCTGGCGGATTACGAGCCGTGAAAAAGGTAAGTCAGAAGGAGACTACATCACTTATGATGGAGTAGATGTTTCACAACTGACAGAACTTAAAATGTTCCATCCAACTTATACCTACATTAATAAAACAGTTCGAAACTTTGAGGCCATTCCTCTTTTAGTGGATATTTTTAAAGAGGGTCAATTGGTTTATCAATTGCCAACATTATCAGAAATTCAAGAATATGCTCGTAAAAATTACGATCAATTATGGGATGAATACAAGCGTGTCCTCAATCCACAGCATTACCCAGTTGACTTGGCCAAAGATATTTGGCAGGATAAGATGGATCTGATCGAGGAAATGCGTAACAAGGCCAATGGAGAAGGAGAAGCAAAATGA